In Halictus rubicundus isolate RS-2024b chromosome 1, iyHalRubi1_principal, whole genome shotgun sequence, the sequence CAATTCTGAGCAAAACGTATTACATAtctttttcttttgaataaCGGTTTACGCATTGTTCTTATGCTTAttttaacgtattttttttttttctcttaggACATTCAACAGGAGAAAGACAATGATTTCACAGGCTTTGATATTCCCATTTTTACAGAAGAATTCTTAGATCACAATAAAGGTGAGTAAAATATAtaagaaatatacaaattttttcgcTCGTGCTTAGATCAATATTTACAGTAAACTTTTATGTTCCCAGCGTGTGAAGCGGAACTAAGGCAATTAAGAAAAGCAACGTCGGATTACGAGGCTCAGAACGCTGTTCTTCAACGGCATGTGGACAGTCTGTATGCAGCTGTAAATCGTTTGGAGTCTGAAACAAACCAACAACGCACAACAAATCAAGCTTTACAGCGTCATTTGGATTCTCTTCGTTCACAGTTAGCTGGTTGCTTCGCGACAGTACCTCTTCCAGGTTGGATTAACACATAATACAGGATGTCCCGAAAATCGTAATAACATTTGGCGAACCTGCAGAATAGCTGCCTACCTTTTGATTTCAATGATTTtacgtatttatgacaaaaacgagctTCGAGCAATTTCAAACTGTAAAAAGATTGTTTGACAGTTTGTTGAAATGTTGAGATTTATAACGTATCCAAAAAGTATCTAAATCAGAAGGCGGGTAACTGCTCCGCAGGTTCATACATTTTCACGAGTTTGAAAAATGCTACAATTTTTGGGAAACCCTGTATAAAAGAATGAAATACTCAAAGATCATAATCATCTTCCTATTACTAAAATAGAATCTGATTTTGCCGATGGTTCAGATCTCTGAAGCTGTTACATTAGTAGTTCACCTTGATTAATGAaagtaattctttgattttAGGTACACACGAAGGCGCAACCTTACAAAATATCGACAGTTACGTCGAAAGATTAGAATCATTATTAAACGGCAACACCGAACAGTCTCTAAGAAATGCTGTGCGCAGTGCTGTGTCTCGTCTCGAATTAATTGGATGACGATCGCCCCCCGGTAGTACAACTACTGCGTCACTGAAGCATCATCGTTCGAGACACTCACATCgaaaatagagaaagagaaaaaaaacaaaaagtgaCTGTGTTGTTTTTTACATGTTTTGTAAAATACAATTCTTTCCTTCGAAACAGATATGATCATTATGAGTCGGTGATACTTATGTACGCTTCGTAGCTCGACGATTACAACATATCTGTACCATATGTAACATTAAAAACATTCTTTCTCGGTCATAGTTTTATGTTCGTACATTATTCTTTAGGTgagtataatttataaaatataatttcatacAAATATGTACACGAACACAGCTATTCGTTTATACAACAAATATACATACTGGATTTGTAGCTTAATATGGAGAAGTATCTTCATGGTACTGtcgattatttattaataaatttttttaaacttaTACTACTGATTcgcttttatgtttttcataGCATTTTGCAGTTGATTCCAGGAATACCTGTAACGTTAATGTTTAGATAATGATTGCGAAAATTTATATTCGGTAGAATATATATTACCTGAAAGATGCCGCGTTCGGGCGACGATTCCTCTCCAAATCAATTAAGGTACGTTCAATTTTTGGCGATAAACATTGTAATATCTCGATCCTCACCGATAAAACTAATTGCAAAAATTCGAAAGTGCCATGCTGGTttgttgtaattaatttttgaacgGTGTTGAATATCGCAGTATTGAACTTCTCTCTGAAATTGTTACTTTCATGAAATATAGTCCCAGAATCTTTGTAAACCCAAGAATAGTGATGATACTGACTGTAAAGTATGGCTTTCTTTGTAATACGGATTTCTGACAATATTTCTCACGAACTCTAAAGTGTGTTGTTTATGTGGATGATAATCGTGAACTTTTATGTAGCCTCCAATAATATaaggtgtacaaattaaaataatatattctattACATGACTGGCGTAATCTTTTCCTCCTTTGAGCAGATTTTGTAGAAATATCATTACCTGCGTTAAATATTTCatcgtaaaatattttataataaacatcTAAAGCAAGAAATTAACACTTACCAAATAGAAATGCTTATGCAACATGTTATCGCTCGAAATGGTAAAAAAGTTCGTCATCAAGATTTCGAAcactaaatgcataaaatccgcttttgcatctttaaaaaattttaataatgaaTCGGACACTTTAAAATTGTTCGTATTATTAATTGAAGTTATTAAAAGCGGCATATATTGATCGAAGAGATCTTTTATCAGTATTTGGAGTGATATGTCACTTTTGACATTGAGAGCCTCGATGCCCAAAAGTATCATGGAGAATGTTTTTTTTCCTAAATTTTTTAGAAACGGTTGATCAGACGAAAGAACAGTTCTATTCAATAACATTTTGAACATGTTATTTGGTTgattctaaaaaatatttggatttgTTACTATGTTTAGTACACCAATTCTCAAGCCTATTTCGTAGATAAAAAGAATTACTTACTTTTGTATAAAGCATCGTAGAGGTACAAAGAATTAATGTTCCAATGCATCTATATATCCAGAGAGCTAATTCCGAGTCTTTACTTTCTTCTGTGATCGGAGAAAGAACCCATTTTTCCAAATGATTAAAATATGATCTCCATTTTGCATCATATTGAATTCGTTCTTGTTCGGTCTGCAAacgacaatttatttttatttttatattaacttATGCACTGTTCTCATGATTTTAGTGAGCTGTACTTTTAGAATATTTCGTTTCTTCATAGAGTACATGATGAACGTTAAAATGGACTCGCTGCTATCTTGGATCTCTTGGATATCCTGATTCGTTACAAACatctgttttatttcatttaacaATAGTATGTAATCTTGTATAACTCTAATTTCATCCCCGTTTGTATCGTGACCAATGATGGAGCATTTTATCCATGCCTGAAATTCATTCAGTTTATTAATCTGTCCTTTAATGGTTTTATCAAAATGTTTTGATATTTTACTTGTATAAGTATCGTGTCGaagttttttatttctttcttcaGAGTTTCAACTGCCTGCTCTTCTTCGAGTATCAACACTAAGTAATGTCTTGTAATCCTAAAATCAAATCATTTGTTTCATAAACCATATCGTAGTTGTagtattagaaatattaaatacTGCGAGTATACCTAATATCTTTAACAATCACGGAAGACGCAAAATGCTGAAACAAAGACGTGGCCGAGTGTTTGTACTTTTTCGACGTTACTGGATTCCTCAATGCGTCCAAAGTAAATGCGACAGCAAGTTGCGAGACATCCCGATAATGGTCACCCGTAAGTGCAGGATCAAAAACGAGCTGACGCACTCTGCACGCAACGTAACACCATAAAGCGTCTAACATTTTCCCTATTCCATCTAATAAACGTACAAATTAAAATCGATGCTCCGTAAACCTTGTGTTAATGATCAACAAAAAGACGAACCTGAATTAAAAGAgttaacgcattttttaaaaatattgacgaGCACCCTTGTCAACGTTCCCACCATTTTATTCGAACATTCTGATAAGTACCGATCTATCCAGCCACCAAGCAGCAAGTGTTCTTCCAACTCTATGGTACTGGACGATAAAATTATACTAAACACATCCACAAAGTTAATCATCATCGCTCGGGACGTGTCGTCCCTACGACAACTTATTGCATTCACCTGAAAATGATAATTAATTGTATCAAATGTACAAGCtattaaatgtaaatttaatGTTATACCGTGTCGATGTAACAAGGCGCTATGCTCGTAAAATTGAGCCTAAGTTCGCTGTACAATAGAAGAATAGCCAATTTTCCCTTCCAAATTAGGCTATATTTTTTGTTGTTCTCATTATTGTATTCCTTTGTTGGTGGTAAGAGATCCAACATCACCGAGCACTGTAGAAAATAAAGATCATAACAAATATATTCCATAAAAATTTACAGATTTTAATGTACACGAATAACTTACTACGTTCGTAGTATCTGCAGTAACTGCTAACGTTAAAAATAGAGAAATGAAGTTGTATAAACCTGTTACGGAAAATTCTTCCACTTTGCTTTTAGAAAACTTTGAGTAGATGCGACCTTTGATTTGATTCCAATGTTTCGTATCACTGCTACTATAATTTATTTGCAAGAAGGATCCTATAATACATCATTTACATTAAGAACACATAGAtttatgttttttaatgaaGTATTGTTTTTCAAACCGGATATTTACCGAGGAAATGTAAAAACATCCCATAACTAGATTCTTTAACACATTCCGTGTTACTTAATCTGTCCCTTACTTGCTTCAGTATATCCATAGGAGTTTTCCTGTTAAAAACATCTTAACAGATCAAACAAGAATACACATAggtacataaattattttcttactttTCGACTGACAAAGTCCAAGGACCAGacgtttgtaacaaaaatggcTCGTCTAATCTTTTATGAAAGCAGTCCCACAGTAGCGCAATTATAGAAACTCGTGTCTGCCACCAATTTGTGACTATGGTGTTCAACAAGGGAATCATGATACGCAATTCTTCATCGATTTCATCGCGGTCCCCGTCCTTTCCACCTTTGGAAATATATGTCTTCAAGATTTTCTCTAGCTGCTCGTAATTAGGCCTAATCTTTAAAAATACGAACAAATAGTTAATGGTTTTAACGCTCGAATAatacaaagaaaaatatatgaaatacaAATACCCTTGAACAGTTGAAGCCCAAATAGATACCATCCATGTTATATCCGTATAAAAGCGAAAGATTATAAATAATCCACAGACAAAACAATTCAGAGTTTTTACAAGGTGCCAGAGTGTAGCATAAAGATTCTTCTTTGCTGTTAGATACTCTCCTATTTAATAATCCATTAACAGCGTCATTTACGTAGTCCCAGAAtgtctataaaaattaatattttatagaaactatattcatatattcatttttgtcataaatgcatcaaatccgcagtctacatattATATACCTTTGATTTCATTCTATCAGATAAACTATCGATGAATATCTGGAGCATCAGCCATAATTCACGGATGCAAGTACAATTATATGGTGTCTTCTGTTGTATATTTATTAAAGGCATctggaatatacttgaaaaaatatattaaacacATATTATATGTACGTACATCATTTCAATAGATAATCTTACcgtttcgaatattttcagTGATGTATAAATGAGATCATTAATAATTATTGTCTGAATATTTTCAAGTTCTTCCAGTTGACTCTCCATGGAGTACTGGTGGTATAAACAACGTGTGTAtaccaatgaaataaaaaaccaTCGCAATTCTATGTGCATATGGTACATATGATATTCTGGTTGTTTACACTGCAACAAACAGTATCATAGATCTATTGTTTTTATCTCAGCTCTTTATACAAACCTGATTGCCTAGCTTAGAAGGTGCATAATGAAATGTGGCATCTGGGATACTTCTTAATCTACTAAGGAAACGTTTTATGGCAATAAATAACATATTAAATTCTTCTTCGACGTTTTCGTTTATAACTTGCAAAGATTGAAGGTCCCATTTTATACTAAAAAAATAATATCACGAGGAACATTTTTAGTACAATATTAATACTAGTGTTACCAAATATATTGTCTCACCTATTTAAATATCTTCGAGTGTACAAAACAAATTCACAAACAAGACGtcttatataataaaaatcagTATCATTTGCCACAGAATTAAAAACCTGATTGTAAGCCTCATGGCTACCCAATATCTTTAACTGCATGCTGAAAGAAATTCAAAGAATGTCAATGTAAGATACAATTATTTGTGAAACGAAttgaagaaaatattcttacaCCATGCATTTGATGAAATGTTTCAAATCCAATATGCCTGTTGATGCAGGCACATTGCAATCAAACAGTTGCACATCCACATCCAGTAACGAATTTTCATCTTGTGGGTAAAGCACATTCTCGACATCTCCAGACAAGAATAAGCtatttctatccaattcccaaTCATTACAGTTCACCTTACCATTGCAATTAAAAGTCAAACACAAATCCATCTGAACAGTACTAATAGAAGGGACAGTGTAGGAGGAAGCATCGAGTAAAATGTCATTTAATAAAAGATTCGCTTAACACACATTTTCAATACCTAAAATTATAGATTAATAGACGGTGTACATTTTTTACGTTGAATTAAGTATTGTGCAAAAATACCTACTTTATTCGTCGCAATACATGTTTAACGAATATTAGTGGAAAAAGCAGACGCTTTTTCCCAAGTTTTGGCGGTTTCGACGCAAGCACCATCTGCACAACAAATGGAAAGATACAATTAcgttttgcataaaaaattgCTACTGAAATTGCAACATTTACGTTATGCAATTATCGTGCTTCTTAAACACTGTACAATTATTTTCGTACTCGAAACATATATATAGTTCAATATGAAATTAACAGGATGAGtctttattatattaattaattaagtaaCATTAATATGTGGTAACATTTTCAGATTCGTTAGTTAATTCCGGTGTTAAATTCTTCAACCTTTCGAGTACTCTTAACAAACGATTTCGTAAAATAATCTTCCTGGCTGCCTGAACAAAAGGTGTAATGATATAATAGTGTAGAAACGATTGCTCTACTTTAGGCGCTGTCGACACAATTTTCGGAAgctaaaaataaattgagaaaccgaTTAATTTCTGAGGAATCATAcacaatattttacaatttgaAAGTATGAGAACCTTATGAGCAAGTCTCAAAATTCTCTGTTTTATCTTTCGACTTTTTTGTCGTTCAAAAATGTCTTCCTCGGGGATATGATTTTCcaataaattcttgtaatcgctccattctttctctctttgaatTTTTATCTCCATTATTCGTTCTTCATTAAGTTCTCGCGTCTCGTTATTCACTTTTGGTTTGTAACCAATTTTTGCCCTATCGTTCTCCTGGCGATAATTGTTTGCTTTTGCcaaaaattctcttaaatttcGAGCTTTTTGCTCTAAGACGTCTAACAAACATCGATTGAATGGTCCTAAGCAATTAAGAAAACTGTTTGATCCCTTTCTACCCGTGAATAAAATTCTACACAAAATCTGCAACCTTTTAGTTCATGCTCAGTGCACAGAGATCGAGATTTTGAAATTAACATACAATTGACGGTGTGCAGTGCATACAAAGGCAAGTAGCCACATTCTTTCAATAATGCCTTCTCTACGCTCTTGTACTCCACAATAGGCTTTATCGCGTTAGATTTCGATGTAATTATTTCTTGCAAAGTAGCCTTTGTTTTTTCCTGAGATTTCGCGCCGACTTTTGATGGCTGCACCTTGCTTTTCGTTTCCGGTTCGACTTTCTCCAATACTTCCCTTGAATTGATCGTTTCATgacgtattgtttaattaaaaaaaaactcatCTCCGTGATTATTCTTACCGCAAAAGTCCTGGCCGAGTATAAGCAGAGAAGTTTATAATGTACGGTGTTTTGCATAAGTCCGTAATGAATATACGAATTTGAAAGTTCATGCTTATATACCGTATAGGTCTATAAATCACCATTACCATTACGGGAGCTTGATTTGGTCTGACGCGGCCTAGAAAAtcaaatgaaattttgattttattgtgtattCAAGTTACCGACAGTGGTAACAAACCGATTATGGCTGTTTACCCCATTGCGGATAGATGTCGACACAAGGATCTTTTTTCGATGGTAAAATCGCGAATGCAAATTGTTCCTTCGCGTGAGGGCATATCGGAATTTCGTAACAAGCTCTAATACAATAAACAATTACTCTCGTTATTTACGAATTTCGTAAATGATTTAACGATAAACTTACGCTTTACCGAGAGGAACATTTCCAAAATTTACATCAGTGGGGAAACAAAAATGGGTCCTAACGTTCGCggtaattttaactttcaaaaGACGATTGTCAAAATATCGGATCTTTAATATGTCGTTGTAATTCCTCGGTTCGTCGGGAATAAACTGAACGTTGATATTGTAAACGGATCCAGGGGTTAACCACCTTGTCTGCAATAAATTAGCATTCATTAATACTTTGTGCGATACCCGTTCTAAGAACAAAGCATTTTCTTTCACTTGAGAAGCACTTCCGAACCGGAAGTAAGGGGTTTCCATTGGTAACGGTTGAATCGGGCATGGTTTAGGGAAATAATTCGTGATTTTTAGTGTTTTTTCCTGAACTTTCAGGTTTCTAGGACTGAAGGTGAAATTCAAACTTATCGGCGATGCGTTCAGGAAGCCGTTTTTCGAATCATCCTTGATCTTTGCTTTCGGCCTCAAACATAGTAACGGGTCAATTATACCGCTATCCATTAATTAACGAAATACAACGTTGATTTAGAACAGACGGAACAGCTCTATTTATTTACAACAAAACAGGAAACAGATGAAAGATAACTTATCACTTCACGCGATTATATTTTCCTGTACATCACGTTCACTGCCGAACAATCATCCCCAAAAAATCATACAATATCAAAGTAATACAGCCATAGCAAATCTTAGCAAAATTTGGTTcaagtaaaaaattaatttttacagatAGATGAAGTATTTGTGTCACCCACATGCGACCGGCGTGGCAATCAACTAGTTAAATTTGAAACGAGAAATTTGATTTGTAAGCGTCATACTTGTTTACATTTCATTTCgattaatttgaatttgaaatttaatCTAAACGATCGAAAAACTATGGCGGAATGAATATTTCATTACAAGTCTACTTCGAAGTCCTTAAGGACCGCGGCCTCGGCTCGAATGAGATTACAATTGTATTGATTGCCTATTGGAAAACTGATTTTCGGGGATCGTGAACgttgaaaatattataaggAAATCCCTTTAATTTTCGCGCGATAGCGGTGCGTGATATATGTTATATTCATCTGTTTACAAGCTCCCGAAAACTTGACAGAAACAAAGATGGAGTACGCCATTAGAAAGGTAGTTGTTACTGCTTACACAGAAGGATAGGATCATTATGCATATTTTGCTAGTTATTTTCACAGAAATGATGCCGTTGTTTATCTGAGACAACGGTCAATGTTATACACATCTTCGAGCGGAATTGTAGACAGGCAAAATGAAAGTAACATGCCCGACCGTACGTGTTCGAGTATGACTCACACACTACTATGACAGTTTTTTACAGTCCTGTAACACTGTTTTTTATAAATACTTCCGTATTTGTATAAATCGAGAAACTGGTTAATCATGAACGTGCAAGAATTACACAATGGGGTGAgtgatttaatttctttcagtgAACGCGTTTCATTGAACAATCCTCGAGCATGTTGATCAAGCTGTAAAAAAGCCGGAGGTTAGACTCATGTGTCAATCCTGCGAGCCCTCTTTACTTTTCTTTAACATAACAGTACCGatcgtatttatttattacatactAATCATCATGTCGAagaaatttttgagaatttcacttaccacaatttatttttaactttaCACATGAGAATAATCGAGTAGTAGTCGTTATTATGGAGtttcaatgaatattttatacTATTACCGATCATTCGAATTTTTGTTCATCAATATAATGTTCTTTACAGCCTCCACTGCTGCGAGCTATATTTTTCGGAGTTGTAGAAGAagttttatcattattatctaGAAAAGAAGATGCATGCTGGGAGGACAAAAAACAACGGACTCTCTTGCATGCAGCTGCATACATGGGAGACCCCAAGATAGTAGAGTTGCTTCTATTGCATGGAGCCGCTGTAAATGCTAAGGATAAGAAATGGTTGACTCCATTGCATAGGGCCTGTTGCTCAGGGAACCATGAGGTAGTACAGGTTTTGTTACGCCATGAAGCTGATGTCAATGTATGGGACTGCAGTTGGCAAACTCCTTTACATGTAGCAGCAGCGAATAATGCTGTAAAATGCGCAGAAC encodes:
- the LOC143359930 gene encoding protein MMS22-like, coding for MDLCLTFNCNGKVNCNDWELDRNSLFLSGDVENVLYPQDENSLLDVDVQLFDCNVPASTGILDLKHFIKCMVMQLKILGSHEAYNQVFNSVANDTDFYYIRRLVCEFVLYTRRYLNSIKWDLQSLQVINENVEEEFNMLFIAIKRFLSRLRSIPDATFHYAPSKLGNQCKQPEYHMYHMHIELRWFFISLVYTRCLYHQYSMESQLEELENIQTIIINDLIYTSLKIFETMPLINIQQKTPYNCTCIRELWLMLQIFIDSLSDRMKSKTFWDYVNDAVNGLLNRRVSNSKEESLCYTLAPCKNSELFCLWIIYNLSLLYGYNMDGIYLGFNCSRIRPNYEQLEKILKTYISKGGKDGDRDEIDEELRIMIPLLNTIVTNWWQTRVSIIALLWDCFHKRLDEPFLLQTSGPWTLSVEKKTPMDILKQVRDRLSNTECVKESSYGMFLHFLGSFLQINYSSSDTKHWNQIKGRIYSKFSKSKVEEFSVTGLYNFISLFLTLAVTADTTNVCSVMLDLLPPTKEYNNENNKKYSLIWKGKLAILLLYSELRLNFTSIAPCYIDTVNAISCRRDDTSRAMMINFVDVFSIILSSSTIELEEHLLLGGWIDRYLSECSNKMVGTLTRVLVNIFKKCVNSFNSDGIGKMLDALWCYVACRVRQLVFDPALTGDHYRDVSQLAVAFTLDALRNPVTSKKYKHSATSLFQHFASSVIVKDIRITRHYLVLILEEEQAVETLKKEIKNFDTILIQAWIKCSIIGHDTNGDEIRVIQDYILLLNEIKQMFVTNQDIQEIQDSSESILTFIMYSMKKRNILKTEQERIQYDAKWRSYFNHLEKWVLSPITEESKDSELALWIYRCIGTLILCTSTMLYTKNQPNNMFKMLLNRTVLSSDQPFLKNLGKKTFSMILLGIEALNVKSDISLQILIKDLFDQYMPLLITSINNTNNFKVSDSLLKFFKDAKADFMHLVFEILMTNFFTISSDNMLHKHFYLVMIFLQNLLKGGKDYASHVIEYIILICTPYIIGGYIKVHDYHPHKQHTLEFVRNIVRNPYYKESHTLQEKFNTAIFNTVQKLITTNQHGTFEFLQLVLSVRIEILQCLSPKIERTLIDLERNRRPNAASFRYSWNQLQNAMKNIKANQ
- the LOC143359990 gene encoding uncharacterized protein LOC143359990 encodes the protein MLISKSRSLCTEHELKGPFNRCLLDVLEQKARNLREFLAKANNYRQENDRAKIGYKPKVNNETRELNEERIMEIKIQREKEWSDYKNLLENHIPEEDIFERQKSRKIKQRILRLAHKLPKIVSTAPKVEQSFLHYYIITPFVQAARKIILRNRLLRVLERLKNLTPELTNESENVTTY